From Chromohalobacter canadensis, one genomic window encodes:
- the nuoG gene encoding NADH-quinone oxidoreductase subunit NuoG: MATIHVDGRDYEVDGADNLLHACLSLGLDIPYFCWHPAMGSVGACRQCAVKQYKNADDTQGMLVMSCMAPVQDDAYISIEDDEAKAFRANVIEWLMINHPHDCPVCEEGGHCHLQDMTVMTGHDSRRYRFRKRTHKNQDLGPFIGHEMNRCITCYRCVRFYQDYAGGGDLGAFGAHDNVYFGRFQEGTLESPFSGNLTEVCPTGVFTDQTHSEHYTRKWDLQFAPSVCHQCAVGCNISPGERYGDIRRIENRYHGEVNHYFLCDRGRFGYGYVNREDRPRVPEWRERQRVDAGPGAAGVVGGTISLEIDDALDRAADGMRNARRVIGIGSPRASLESNHMLRTLVGDANFSTGIAARELELLVRMNELNTRCGLPSPSLREIESCDAVFVLGEDLINSAARMALAIRQAVNAKGEALAAERGIPSWNAEAVKTLAQEAHHPFFLATPDMTELDALAEQTYNAAPDDIARLGFAVAHYIDPEAPCPEALDDATTALASRIAEALMAAQRPLVVSGGSLGTPAVLEAAGNVARSLARRTRPGALSLVRREANSTGLSLLGGQSLDWALECLTSGEADGVVILENDLYARADAGQVDTALQRADCIVTLDHQRTATWDKADIGLPAASFAESDGTLVSLEGRAQRFYQVFEPSYIRPETRIRESWRWLNALKVSVERQAMTPLTLDEVTRDMAMTYPALAPAGDAGLSAAYRVHGLRLAREPHRYSGRTAMRANLDVSEPRAPQDADTPFAFSMEGYAGHAEPRREVAFAWAPGWNSPQAWNKFQDEVGGHLQAGDPGVRLLGPLPGDYDYARTLPARFAARDDQWLAVPQARLFGGDETSARAEPIQARMAETRFTMSRGAAERLRMSPGATLTLNLGERQLTLPVAINDAWPDGVIGVPDQSGLSLVAPEWAHLEPQEVRA, from the coding sequence ATGGCAACGATCCATGTGGATGGCCGTGATTACGAGGTCGATGGCGCCGACAACCTGCTGCACGCTTGCCTGTCGCTGGGGCTGGATATCCCGTATTTCTGCTGGCACCCGGCCATGGGCAGTGTGGGTGCCTGCCGCCAGTGCGCGGTCAAGCAGTACAAGAACGCCGATGACACCCAGGGCATGCTGGTGATGTCGTGCATGGCGCCCGTGCAGGATGATGCCTACATCTCCATCGAGGATGATGAAGCCAAGGCTTTTCGCGCCAACGTCATCGAATGGCTGATGATCAACCACCCGCATGACTGCCCGGTCTGCGAGGAAGGTGGCCACTGCCATTTGCAGGATATGACGGTGATGACCGGTCACGACAGCCGCCGTTACCGATTCCGCAAGCGTACCCACAAGAACCAGGATCTGGGGCCGTTCATCGGACATGAGATGAACCGCTGCATTACCTGCTACCGCTGCGTGCGCTTCTATCAAGATTATGCCGGCGGCGGTGATCTGGGCGCCTTCGGGGCGCACGACAACGTCTATTTCGGGCGCTTTCAGGAAGGCACGCTGGAGAGTCCTTTCTCGGGCAACCTCACCGAGGTTTGCCCGACCGGGGTCTTCACCGACCAGACCCACTCCGAGCATTACACCCGCAAGTGGGACCTGCAGTTTGCGCCCAGCGTCTGCCATCAGTGCGCGGTGGGCTGCAATATCAGCCCCGGCGAGCGCTACGGCGATATCCGGCGTATCGAGAACCGCTACCATGGTGAAGTGAATCACTACTTCCTGTGTGACCGCGGACGTTTCGGCTATGGCTATGTGAATCGCGAGGACCGTCCCCGAGTGCCGGAGTGGCGCGAACGCCAGCGCGTCGATGCAGGGCCCGGCGCGGCCGGCGTCGTGGGCGGCACCATCAGTTTGGAAATCGACGATGCGCTGGATCGTGCCGCCGATGGAATGCGCAATGCGCGTCGCGTGATCGGCATCGGCTCGCCACGGGCGAGCCTGGAAAGCAACCACATGCTGCGTACGTTGGTGGGGGACGCCAACTTCTCCACCGGTATCGCCGCCCGTGAGCTCGAGCTGCTGGTACGCATGAACGAGCTCAATACCCGCTGTGGCCTGCCATCGCCGAGCCTTCGCGAGATCGAAAGCTGCGATGCGGTGTTCGTGCTCGGCGAGGATCTCATCAACAGCGCCGCGCGCATGGCGCTGGCCATTCGCCAGGCGGTCAACGCCAAGGGCGAGGCGTTGGCCGCCGAGCGCGGCATCCCGTCCTGGAACGCCGAGGCGGTGAAGACGCTGGCGCAAGAAGCGCACCATCCCTTTTTCCTGGCCACGCCGGATATGACCGAGCTGGATGCGCTGGCGGAGCAGACCTACAACGCCGCCCCGGACGACATCGCGCGGCTGGGCTTCGCCGTGGCGCATTATATCGATCCCGAGGCGCCTTGCCCCGAGGCGCTGGACGACGCGACCACAGCGCTGGCAAGCCGTATCGCCGAGGCCTTGATGGCGGCCCAGCGCCCGCTGGTGGTCTCGGGGGGATCGCTGGGAACACCGGCGGTGCTCGAGGCCGCCGGCAACGTGGCGCGCTCTCTGGCGCGGCGGACACGGCCCGGGGCGTTGTCGTTGGTGCGCCGCGAGGCCAACAGCACCGGCCTGTCGCTGCTCGGTGGGCAATCGCTGGATTGGGCCCTGGAATGCTTGACCAGCGGCGAGGCCGATGGCGTGGTGATTCTCGAGAACGATCTGTACGCACGGGCCGATGCAGGACAGGTCGACACCGCCCTGCAACGTGCCGACTGCATCGTCACGCTCGATCATCAGCGCACCGCGACCTGGGATAAGGCGGACATCGGACTCCCGGCGGCGAGCTTTGCCGAAAGCGATGGCACTCTGGTCAGCTTGGAGGGCCGGGCCCAGCGTTTCTACCAGGTCTTCGAGCCTAGCTATATCCGCCCCGAAACGCGCATCCGTGAAAGCTGGCGGTGGCTCAACGCACTCAAGGTCAGCGTCGAACGTCAGGCGATGACGCCGCTCACGCTCGATGAGGTAACGCGTGACATGGCCATGACGTACCCCGCCCTGGCGCCGGCCGGCGATGCCGGTTTGAGCGCCGCCTATCGCGTTCATGGGCTGCGTCTGGCGCGCGAGCCTCACCGCTATAGCGGTCGCACGGCGATGCGTGCCAATCTCGATGTCAGTGAACCCCGTGCGCCGCAGGACGCTGATACACCCTTCGCGTTCTCCATGGAGGGTTATGCCGGTCACGCCGAGCCGCGCCGCGAAGTGGCGTTCGCCTGGGCGCCGGGCTGGAACTCGCCGCAGGCCTGGAACAAGTTCCAGGACGAGGTCGGTGGGCATCTGCAGGCTGGCGATCCCGGCGTGCGGTTGTTGGGGCCACTGCCCGGGGATTACGACTATGCGCGAACGCTGCCGGCACGCTTCGCTGCACGTGACGACCAATGGCTGGCGGTGCCGCAGGCGCGCTTGTTCGGGGGCGACGAGACCTCGGCGCGGGCCGAGCCGATCCAGGCGCGCATGGCCGAGACACGCTTTACCATGTCGCGCGGTGCCGCCGAGCGGTTGCGGATGTCGCCGGGCGCCACGTTGACGCTCAACCTAGGGGAACGGCAACTCACGCTTCCGGTGGCGATCAACGATGCGTGGCCCGATGGCGTGATCGGTGTGCCGGATCAGTCGGGGCTGTCCTTGGTCGCGCCGGAGTGGGCCCATCTCGAACCCCAGGAGGTGCGCGCATGA
- the nuoL gene encoding NADH-quinone oxidoreductase subunit L has product MNLLTLTFLFPLLGCLVLALSGDRLSLRGAATVGVTALGLAAATTVWVGLDFLGHGSAAQVTELWTWIDVGDFQSSMGLLVDGLSLTMLGVITGVGFLIHLFAAWYMRGDTGVRRFYAYMNLFVFSMVLLVLGDNLLLLYLGWEGVGLCSYLLIGYYYHESANGWAAFKAFLVTRIGDVLMAIGLFILFVELGTLDIQTLLARAPQVWAHGDLMVELATLMLLGGALGKSAQLPLHTWLADAMAGPTPVSALIHAATMVTAGVYLIARMHGLFLLAPDVLTLVGWIGAVTLLMAGFAALAQTDIKRVLAYSTMSQIGYMFLALGVGAFDAAIFHLMMHAFFKALLFLSAGSVIISCHHEQDMRRLGGLWRKLPLAYAGFVVGGSALAALPLVTAGFYSKDEILWEALASGHIGLLMAGLVGALLTSLYTVRLIVGTFHGTPGSDHSRDAEGGRGLVHGLPLVVLIVLSTLVGAWIHPPLDEVLPASPGAAKEAGRHALEIGAMLVAVGGVAVALWLFAWRRELVARLVALPEGARLWRLWHHAWGFDALFDAVLVKPFRGLVWLWRSDWINGLCNLVPLLARGLRWLLTRSQTGRLRHYAVSMTLGATVVLIFLALG; this is encoded by the coding sequence ATGAATCTACTCACTCTGACATTTTTGTTTCCCCTGTTGGGATGTCTTGTCCTGGCGCTGAGTGGTGACCGCCTGTCGCTGCGTGGCGCGGCGACGGTAGGGGTCACCGCACTGGGACTGGCGGCGGCCACGACCGTGTGGGTGGGCCTCGACTTCCTCGGGCACGGCTCGGCGGCCCAGGTCACGGAGCTTTGGACCTGGATCGACGTGGGCGATTTCCAGTCGTCGATGGGGCTGCTGGTCGATGGGCTGTCGCTGACGATGCTCGGCGTGATCACCGGCGTGGGCTTTTTGATCCATCTGTTCGCAGCCTGGTACATGCGCGGTGACACGGGAGTTCGCCGTTTCTATGCCTACATGAACCTGTTCGTGTTCAGCATGGTGCTGCTGGTGCTGGGCGACAACCTGCTATTGCTGTACCTCGGTTGGGAAGGTGTCGGCCTGTGCAGCTATTTGTTGATCGGCTACTACTACCATGAGTCGGCCAATGGCTGGGCGGCGTTCAAGGCCTTTCTGGTGACACGTATCGGCGATGTGTTGATGGCGATCGGGCTATTCATCCTGTTCGTCGAGCTTGGCACGTTGGATATCCAGACGTTGTTGGCACGGGCGCCGCAGGTCTGGGCACACGGCGACCTGATGGTCGAACTGGCCACGTTGATGTTGCTGGGCGGGGCGCTCGGCAAGTCCGCACAGTTGCCGCTGCACACCTGGCTGGCCGATGCCATGGCCGGCCCCACGCCGGTCTCGGCGCTGATCCACGCGGCGACCATGGTCACCGCCGGGGTGTATCTGATCGCGCGCATGCATGGCCTGTTCCTGCTGGCGCCGGATGTTCTGACGTTGGTGGGCTGGATCGGTGCGGTGACGCTGCTGATGGCCGGGTTCGCCGCCCTGGCGCAGACCGATATCAAACGCGTGCTGGCCTATTCGACGATGAGCCAGATCGGCTACATGTTCCTGGCACTGGGCGTGGGGGCCTTCGATGCGGCAATTTTCCATCTGATGATGCATGCTTTCTTCAAGGCGTTGCTGTTCCTCTCGGCCGGCTCGGTGATCATCTCCTGTCACCACGAGCAGGACATGCGACGCCTGGGTGGGCTGTGGCGCAAGCTGCCGCTGGCCTATGCCGGGTTCGTGGTCGGTGGCTCGGCGCTGGCCGCATTGCCGCTGGTGACGGCTGGCTTCTACAGCAAGGACGAGATCCTCTGGGAAGCGCTGGCGTCCGGGCATATCGGTTTGCTGATGGCGGGCCTGGTCGGCGCGCTGCTGACTTCGCTTTATACCGTGCGCTTGATCGTCGGCACCTTCCATGGCACGCCGGGCAGCGATCATAGCCGGGATGCCGAGGGCGGGCGCGGCCTGGTGCATGGTCTGCCTCTGGTCGTGCTGATCGTACTCTCGACGCTGGTGGGCGCCTGGATTCACCCGCCGCTCGACGAGGTGCTGCCGGCAAGCCCCGGCGCGGCGAAGGAAGCCGGACGCCATGCGCTGGAAATCGGTGCCATGCTGGTCGCCGTGGGCGGTGTGGCAGTGGCGCTGTGGCTGTTCGCGTGGCGACGCGAGCTGGTGGCGCGCTTGGTCGCCCTGCCGGAAGGTGCGCGCTTGTGGCGCTTGTGGCATCACGCCTGGGGCTTCGATGCCCTGTTCGATGCAGTACTGGTCAAGCCGTTCCGTGGCCTGGTGTGGCTGTGGCGTAGCGACTGGATCAACGGGTTGTGCAACTTGGTGCCGTTGCTGGCGCGCGGCCTGCGCTGGCTATTGACGCGCTCCCAGACGGGGCGGCTGCGCCACTATGCCGTTTCGATGACGCTGGGCGCGACCGTGGTGCTGATCTTCCTGGCTTTGGGGTAA
- the nuoE gene encoding NADH-quinone oxidoreductase subunit NuoE, with product MTHASTSTAAPIATDGFVLHDEDRAAIAHEREHYPHPQAASIEALKIVQKRHGWVPDAAIEAIARELGVPPANIEGVATFYSLIFRQPVGRHVILLCDSSSCFLTDYEALRDAFFAHLGIGFGQTTPDDRFTLLPVCCLGACDRGPALMIGDDTYGPVTSEEIPTLLEAYA from the coding sequence ATGACACACGCTTCGACTTCTACCGCCGCGCCCATCGCCACCGACGGTTTCGTGCTGCACGACGAGGACCGTGCGGCCATTGCCCATGAGCGCGAGCATTACCCACATCCGCAGGCGGCCAGTATCGAGGCGCTCAAGATCGTTCAGAAGCGCCATGGCTGGGTGCCGGACGCCGCCATCGAGGCCATCGCGCGTGAACTGGGTGTGCCGCCGGCGAACATCGAGGGCGTGGCGACATTCTATAGCTTGATCTTCCGCCAGCCGGTGGGGCGTCATGTGATTCTGCTGTGTGACAGCAGCTCATGCTTTCTCACCGATTATGAAGCCCTGCGTGATGCTTTCTTCGCGCATCTCGGCATCGGCTTCGGACAGACCACACCGGATGATCGGTTCACCCTGCTACCGGTGTGCTGTCTCGGTGCTTGCGACCGTGGTCCGGCGCTGATGATTGGTGATGATACCTACGGGCCGGTGACGTCCGAGGAGATCCCCACGTTGCTGGAGGCGTACGCATGA
- the nuoI gene encoding NADH-quinone oxidoreductase subunit NuoI, producing MTIKSLLAGTWSQLRTLGMVFMHAFRKRETLQYPEEPVYLSPRYRGRIVLTRDPDGEERCVACNLCAVACPVACISLQKGESEDGRWYPEFFRINFSRCIFCGMCEEACPTSAIQLTPDFEMSEFRRQELVYEKEDLLISGPGKDHNYNFYRVAGMSIAGKDKGEAQNEAEPINVKSLMP from the coding sequence GTGACGATTAAATCACTGCTCGCGGGAACTTGGTCGCAGCTGCGGACGTTAGGCATGGTTTTCATGCACGCCTTCCGCAAGCGCGAGACCCTGCAGTACCCGGAAGAACCGGTCTATCTGTCGCCGCGCTATCGTGGGCGTATCGTGCTGACTCGCGACCCCGACGGCGAAGAGCGCTGCGTGGCGTGCAATCTCTGTGCGGTGGCGTGCCCGGTGGCGTGCATCTCGCTGCAGAAAGGCGAGAGCGAGGATGGTCGTTGGTACCCGGAGTTTTTCCGTATCAACTTCTCGCGCTGCATTTTCTGCGGCATGTGCGAGGAGGCGTGTCCGACCTCGGCGATTCAGTTGACGCCGGATTTCGAGATGAGCGAGTTTCGTCGCCAGGAACTGGTCTACGAGAAGGAAGATCTGCTGATCTCGGGGCCGGGCAAGGATCATAACTACAACTTCTATCGCGTGGCGGGGATGTCGATCGCCGGAAAAGACAAGGGCGAGGCGCAGAATGAAGCCGAGCCGATCAACGTCAAGTCGTTGATGCCCTGA
- the nuoK gene encoding NADH-quinone oxidoreductase subunit NuoK yields MNGVPMEHGLILASVLFALGLVGLMMRRNMLFVLMSLEVMMNAAGLAFIVAGTRWGQPDGQVMFLLVITLAAAEASVGLALLLQLYRRFKTLDIDAASRLRG; encoded by the coding sequence ATGAATGGCGTTCCCATGGAACACGGCCTGATCCTGGCGTCGGTCCTCTTCGCGCTGGGACTGGTGGGGCTGATGATGCGCCGCAACATGCTGTTCGTGCTGATGAGCCTGGAAGTCATGATGAACGCGGCGGGGCTCGCCTTCATCGTTGCGGGGACGCGCTGGGGGCAGCCCGACGGCCAGGTGATGTTCCTGCTGGTGATCACCCTGGCAGCGGCCGAGGCAAGCGTGGGGCTGGCGCTGTTGTTGCAGCTCTATCGGCGCTTCAAGACCCTTGATATCGATGCGGCAAGCAGGTTGCGCGGATGA
- the nuoH gene encoding NADH-quinone oxidoreductase subunit NuoH, with the protein MSWWTPQVEAIAFALFQALVILIAAVGSGALLTMVERRLLGLWQDRYGPNRVGPFGVLQILADMLKILFKEDWIPPFADRTFFVLAPAIAMASLLLSFMVIPITPSWGVADLHIGLLFFFAMAGINVYAVLFGGWSSGNKYALLGAMRASAQTLSYEVFMGLSLMGVVAMAGSFNMREIVAAQETIWFIVPQFFGFCTFLVAGIAVTHRHPFDQPEAEQELADGYHVEYSGMKWGMFFIGEYVGIVLVSALMVTLFLGGWHGPWLPPIVWFLLKTTVFVVFFVLLRAALPRPRYDAVMSFGWKICLPLTLINLLVTGALILVFSPAGG; encoded by the coding sequence ATGAGTTGGTGGACGCCACAGGTCGAGGCGATCGCGTTCGCGCTTTTTCAAGCATTGGTGATCCTGATCGCTGCGGTGGGCTCAGGGGCACTGCTGACCATGGTGGAACGGCGTCTGTTGGGCCTATGGCAGGACCGTTACGGTCCCAACCGTGTCGGGCCGTTCGGGGTGCTTCAGATTCTCGCCGACATGCTCAAGATCCTTTTCAAGGAAGACTGGATCCCGCCGTTCGCCGATCGCACCTTCTTCGTGCTGGCGCCGGCGATCGCCATGGCGTCATTGTTGTTGAGCTTCATGGTCATCCCCATCACGCCCAGCTGGGGGGTGGCCGATCTGCATATCGGCTTGCTGTTCTTCTTCGCCATGGCGGGCATCAACGTTTATGCGGTGCTCTTCGGCGGGTGGTCGAGCGGCAACAAGTACGCCTTGCTCGGGGCGATGCGCGCCTCGGCGCAGACGCTGTCCTATGAAGTCTTCATGGGCTTGTCGCTGATGGGCGTGGTGGCCATGGCCGGTTCGTTCAACATGCGCGAGATCGTCGCCGCCCAGGAAACGATATGGTTCATCGTGCCGCAGTTCTTCGGCTTCTGTACCTTCCTGGTCGCCGGTATCGCCGTGACGCACCGTCACCCGTTCGACCAGCCCGAAGCTGAGCAGGAGCTGGCCGATGGCTATCACGTCGAGTATTCGGGCATGAAATGGGGCATGTTCTTCATCGGCGAGTACGTGGGCATCGTGCTGGTATCGGCGCTGATGGTGACGTTGTTTCTGGGTGGCTGGCACGGCCCGTGGTTGCCGCCCATCGTGTGGTTTCTGCTCAAGACTACCGTGTTCGTGGTTTTTTTCGTGCTGCTGCGTGCGGCCCTGCCGCGTCCTCGCTATGACGCGGTGATGAGCTTTGGGTGGAAGATCTGCCTGCCACTGACCCTGATCAATCTGCTGGTGACCGGCGCGCTGATTCTCGTATTCAGCCCCGCCGGTGGCTAA
- the nuoC gene encoding NADH-quinone oxidoreductase subunit C/D: MSAVQSPYANHAHADDPVVQALFARFGNHVFVEQSTYTGMPVLWLDREHLLEVLGFLRDMPEPFEMLFDLNAIDERLRSHRADLPPADFTVFYQLMSVSRNRDLMLKVALSERDLEVPSIAGLYPNANWYEREVWDMFGIDFRGHPHLTRLLMPPTWNGHPLRKDYPARATEFDPYTLTVEGQDTEQEALRFDPESWGMKRKDENTDYMFLNLGPNHPSAHGAFRIVLQLDGEVVVDCVPDIGYHHRGAEKMAERQSWHSYIPYTDRIDYTGGVMNNLPYVMAVEKLAGIQVTDRAKTIRVMMAEMFRINSHLLFLGTYLQDLGAMTPVFFTFTDRQKAYEVIEGITGFRMHPAWYRIGGTAQDLPNGWDKLVQGFLDWMPKRLVEYERAMMENAIIRERTKQVAAFTTREALEWGVTGPNLRATGCDFDLRKKRPYSGYENFDFEVPLGANGDAFDRGQLRIDEMRQSLRIIQQCVDHMPAGDYKADHPLTTPPPREKMLQHIETLITHFLQVSWGPVLKPNESLSMIEATKGINSYYLTSDGNTMSYRTRIRTPSFPHLQQIPAAVRGALVPDLIAHLGSIDFVMADVDR; the protein is encoded by the coding sequence ATGAGCGCAGTTCAATCGCCATACGCCAATCACGCGCACGCCGATGACCCGGTGGTCCAGGCGTTATTCGCGCGCTTTGGCAACCATGTCTTCGTCGAGCAATCGACGTACACCGGCATGCCGGTCCTGTGGCTCGACCGCGAGCACCTGCTCGAGGTGCTCGGCTTCCTGCGGGACATGCCCGAACCCTTCGAGATGCTCTTCGACCTGAATGCCATCGACGAGCGTCTGCGTAGCCATCGTGCGGATTTACCACCTGCGGATTTCACGGTCTTTTATCAGCTGATGTCGGTGTCGCGAAACCGGGATCTCATGCTCAAGGTGGCGCTTTCCGAGCGTGATCTCGAGGTGCCTAGCATTGCGGGCCTTTACCCCAATGCCAATTGGTACGAGCGCGAAGTCTGGGACATGTTCGGCATCGACTTCCGCGGTCACCCGCACCTGACACGTCTTTTGATGCCGCCTACCTGGAACGGGCATCCGCTGCGCAAGGATTATCCGGCGCGCGCCACCGAGTTCGATCCCTATACGCTGACCGTGGAAGGTCAGGATACCGAGCAGGAAGCGCTGCGCTTCGACCCTGAATCCTGGGGCATGAAGCGTAAGGACGAGAACACGGACTACATGTTTCTCAATTTGGGGCCTAACCACCCCTCCGCGCATGGTGCCTTCCGCATTGTCCTGCAGCTCGACGGTGAGGTTGTGGTCGATTGCGTCCCTGATATCGGCTATCACCATCGCGGCGCTGAGAAGATGGCCGAGCGCCAATCTTGGCACAGTTACATTCCCTATACCGATCGCATCGACTATACCGGCGGGGTAATGAACAACCTGCCGTATGTGATGGCGGTGGAAAAGCTGGCGGGCATCCAGGTCACCGATCGCGCCAAGACCATTCGCGTGATGATGGCGGAAATGTTCCGCATCAACAGCCACTTGTTGTTTTTGGGCACCTATCTGCAGGATCTAGGCGCGATGACGCCGGTGTTTTTCACCTTCACCGATCGCCAGAAAGCCTATGAGGTCATCGAGGGCATCACCGGTTTTCGCATGCACCCGGCGTGGTATCGCATCGGCGGCACCGCGCAGGACCTGCCCAATGGCTGGGACAAGCTGGTTCAGGGGTTCCTCGACTGGATGCCCAAGCGCCTCGTCGAATACGAGCGCGCGATGATGGAAAACGCCATCATCCGCGAACGCACCAAACAGGTGGCTGCCTTCACCACGCGCGAGGCGCTCGAATGGGGGGTCACCGGGCCCAATCTGCGCGCCACCGGCTGCGACTTCGACCTACGCAAGAAGCGCCCTTATTCCGGCTACGAGAATTTCGATTTCGAGGTGCCGCTGGGTGCCAACGGCGATGCCTTCGACCGTGGCCAGCTGCGTATCGACGAGATGCGTCAGAGCCTGCGCATCATCCAGCAATGCGTCGATCATATGCCGGCCGGCGACTACAAGGCCGATCATCCGCTGACCACACCGCCACCGCGCGAGAAGATGCTCCAGCATATCGAAACCCTGATCACGCACTTCCTGCAGGTTTCCTGGGGCCCCGTGCTCAAGCCCAACGAGTCGCTGTCGATGATCGAGGCGACCAAGGGTATCAACAGCTATTACCTGACCTCGGATGGCAACACCATGAGCTATCGCACGCGCATCCGTACGCCCAGTTTCCCGCATCTTCAGCAGATCCCAGCGGCGGTGCGCGGTGCCTTGGTACCGGATTTGATCGCCCATCTGGGGAGTATCGATTTCGTGATGGCCGACGTGGACCGCTGA
- the nuoJ gene encoding NADH-quinone oxidoreductase subunit J → MEIAFYLSAVVAVLATLGVVTGRHPVHALLYLIVSLIAVAMVFFALGAPFAGALEIIVYAGAIMVLFVFVVMMLNLGEAAAQQERDWLRLSTWLGPAILSGVLLLVLLVTLIGADVGGRIEGETLTAKAVGTLLFGPYLVVVELAAMLLLAALVAASHLGRSEAHDEAHAVRQVPSKRTADGRGRAASERPLGDDTPSEENSR, encoded by the coding sequence ATGGAAATCGCCTTCTATCTCAGCGCCGTGGTTGCCGTGCTCGCGACGCTTGGGGTGGTCACCGGTCGGCACCCGGTACATGCCTTGCTTTATCTGATCGTCTCGCTGATCGCGGTGGCGATGGTGTTCTTTGCACTGGGGGCGCCCTTCGCAGGGGCACTGGAAATCATCGTCTACGCTGGCGCGATCATGGTGTTGTTCGTGTTCGTGGTGATGATGCTCAACCTCGGCGAGGCTGCCGCGCAGCAGGAGCGCGACTGGTTGCGTCTGAGCACTTGGCTAGGACCGGCGATACTCAGCGGTGTCTTGCTGTTGGTGCTGTTGGTGACATTGATCGGTGCCGATGTGGGTGGCCGTATCGAGGGCGAGACCTTGACCGCCAAGGCGGTGGGCACGTTGCTGTTCGGGCCTTACCTAGTCGTCGTCGAGCTCGCCGCGATGCTGCTGCTGGCGGCGTTGGTGGCGGCGTCTCACCTGGGGCGCAGCGAGGCGCATGACGAGGCACACGCGGTACGCCAAGTGCCGAGCAAGCGCACCGCAGATGGCCGCGGTCGCGCTGCCAGCGAGCGGCCGCTCGGTGACGACACCCCAAGCGAGGAGAACTCACGATGA
- the nuoF gene encoding NADH-quinone oxidoreductase subunit NuoF, producing MSRILQDRDERRPETHPLTFRLNDDGTPVMLDAYREQQGYASVERAFSDLTSKTLIDELKTANLRGRGGGGFSAGLKWSLTMQGEGIPRGYIVCNADEMEPGTFKDRLLLEQQPHLLIEGMILAGFANNAYQGYIFMRGEYVDAARTVQRALEEARAAGWLGRDVAGSGWDFDIALHTGAGRYICGEETALINSLEGKRASPRAKPPFPGQSGAWGKPTVVNNVETLCNVPSVVLHGADWYQGLSQGKSGDGGTKLYGVSGKVKRPGLWELPMGTTGNELLERAGGMRDGHTLKTWLPGGGSTGFLLPEHLELALDFDTIGKAGSRLGTGLIAVVADDQSVVSLARNLEEFFARESCGWCTPCRDGLPWSVKLLQALEAGEGERGDIDLLESLAVDLGPGRTFCAHAPGAAMPLASAIHYFRDEFERGVTRGQGAAHADPIPVGSI from the coding sequence ATGAGCCGGATTCTGCAAGACCGCGACGAACGCCGACCTGAAACGCACCCGCTGACCTTTCGGCTCAACGACGACGGCACGCCGGTGATGCTTGACGCCTATCGCGAGCAGCAGGGCTACGCCAGCGTCGAGCGCGCCTTTAGCGACCTGACCTCGAAGACGCTGATCGACGAGCTCAAGACCGCCAACCTGCGCGGACGCGGTGGCGGCGGATTCTCCGCTGGGCTCAAGTGGAGCCTGACCATGCAGGGTGAGGGCATCCCGCGCGGCTATATCGTCTGTAACGCCGACGAAATGGAGCCCGGCACCTTCAAGGATCGCCTGCTGCTCGAACAGCAGCCGCATCTGCTCATCGAGGGCATGATCCTGGCTGGCTTCGCCAACAATGCCTACCAGGGCTACATCTTCATGCGTGGCGAATACGTCGACGCCGCGCGAACGGTTCAGCGCGCGCTGGAAGAAGCGCGTGCCGCTGGCTGGCTGGGCCGTGACGTGGCCGGCAGCGGCTGGGATTTCGATATTGCCCTGCATACGGGGGCTGGACGTTATATCTGCGGTGAGGAAACTGCGCTGATCAACTCGCTGGAAGGCAAGCGTGCCAGCCCTCGGGCCAAGCCGCCTTTTCCAGGGCAAAGCGGGGCCTGGGGTAAGCCCACCGTGGTCAACAACGTCGAGACGCTGTGTAACGTGCCGTCCGTCGTGCTGCATGGCGCGGATTGGTATCAGGGCTTGTCCCAAGGCAAGAGCGGTGATGGTGGCACCAAGCTGTACGGCGTCTCCGGCAAGGTCAAGCGGCCCGGCTTGTGGGAGTTGCCCATGGGTACCACGGGCAATGAGCTACTCGAGCGCGCCGGCGGCATGCGCGATGGCCATACGCTCAAGACCTGGCTACCCGGTGGCGGGAGTACCGGCTTTCTGCTGCCCGAGCATCTTGAGCTGGCACTCGACTTCGACACCATCGGCAAGGCCGGCAGCCGTCTGGGTACCGGGCTCATCGCGGTGGTGGCCGACGATCAAAGCGTGGTGTCGCTGGCGCGTAACCTGGAGGAATTCTTCGCCCGCGAATCCTGCGGCTGGTGTACGCCGTGCCGCGATGGGTTGCCGTGGAGCGTCAAGCTCCTGCAGGCCCTGGAGGCTGGCGAGGGCGAGCGGGGCGATATCGATTTGCTGGAATCGCTGGCCGTGGACCTGGGCCCGGGCCGGACCTTCTGCGCGCATGCGCCGGGGGCGGCAATGCCGTTGGCGTCAGCGATTCATTATTTCCGCGATGAGTTCGAACGTGGTGTCACGCGTGGCCAGGGCGCGGCACATGCCGACCCAATCCCGGTGGGTAGCATATGA